In one Colletotrichum destructivum chromosome 2, complete sequence genomic region, the following are encoded:
- a CDS encoding Putative clathrin/coatomer adaptor, adaptin-like, armadillo-like helical, AP complex subunit beta, with translation MAVNRIRGAFAVPRKGETFELRAGLVSQYAYERKESIQKTIMAMTLGKDVSALFPDVLKNIATADLDQKKLVYLYLMNYAKSHPDLCILAVNTFVQDSEDPNPLIRALAIRTMGCIRVDKMVDYMEEPLRKTLRDESPYVRKTAAICVAKLFDLNPTMCIENGFLESLQELIGDPNPMVVANSVQALSEITETAPETRALVVTPATLKKLLMALNECTEWGRVTILTTLADYPAADAKEAEHICERVAPQFQHVNPSVVLAAVKVVFIHMKAVSPELVRSYLKKMAPPLVTLVASAPEVQYVALRNIDLLLQAKPDILSKELRVFFCKYNDPPYVKLQKLEIMVRIANEKNCDQLLAELKEYALEVDMDFVKRAVKAIGQVAIKIESASQKCVNALLDLIATKVNYVVQEVVVVIKDILRKYPGYEGVIPTLCKYIDELDEPTARGSLIWIVGEYAEKINNADDILASFVEGFMEEFTQTQLQILTAVVKLFLKKPGNTQSLVQKVLQQATTDNDNPDIRDRAYVYWRLLSGDLDVAKNIVLSQKPAITTTMTSLPPALLEQLLAELSTLASVYHKPPESFVGKGRYGADEIQRAAIREQRQEAAENPIAASVAAAANGTTSSQNNIENLLDIDFDGAAPASAEQQSNVNTPDRVSSPSGGAPSSAMADMMGLFDAPPPQQQQQPAANPMIPGAGGSGMDDMMNGFSGLDFGNTGSGQPLPAGMQLHPIQQTQQPGEGNGKKTNEDLLGLF, from the exons ATGGCGGTCAATCGAATTCGCGGCGCTTTTGCCGTCCCCAGGAAGGGCGAGACGTTTGAGTTGCGTGCAGGGCTTGTCTCTCAGTATGCATACGAGCGAAAGGAGTCCATCCAGAAGACGATTATGGCGATGACGCTGGGCAAGGATGTATCGGCTTTGTTCCCCGACGTTCTTAAGAATATTGCAACGGCCGACCTGGATCAAAAGAAGCTCGTTTATCTGTACCTGAT GAACTATGCCAAGTCGCATCCAGATCTCTGCATTCTAGCCGTCAACACATTCGTTCAAGATTCCGAAGATCCGAATCCTCTCATCCGTGCGCTAGCGATCCGAACGATGGGCTGCATCAGAGTCGACAAAATGGTGGATTACATGGAAGAACCATTGCGGAAGACACTACGGGACGAGTCGCCATACGTTCGCAAGACAGCCGCCATCTGCGTCGCCAAACTCTTCGATCTCAATCCTACAATGTGTATAGAGAACGGCTTTCTGGAATCGCTGCAAGAGCTCATCGGCGATCCGAATCCTATGGTGGTCGCGAACTCGGTCCAGGCGCTTTCAGAAATCACCGAGACTGCACCGGAGACGAGAGCGCTTGTGGTAACCCCGGCGACGCTGAAAAAGCTGCTGATGGCCCTGAACGAGTGCACGGAATGGGGACGCGTTACCATCTTGACCACACTGGCCGACTACCCGGCAGCTGATGCTAAGGAAGCGGAACACATCTGCGAGAGAGTCGCGCCTCAGTTCCAGCACGTCAACCCTAGTGTGGTTTTGGCAGCTGTTAAGGTTGTCTTCATCCACATGAAGGCCGTTAGTCCGGAGTTGGTACGGTCGTACCTCAAGAAGATGGCCCCACCCCTGGTGACTCTCGTGGCTTCTGCCCCCGAGGTTCAATACGTTGCTCTCCGCAACATTGACCTACTACTCCAAGCCAAGCCCGATATTCTCAGCAAGGAGCTGCGCGTGTTCTTCTGCAAGTATAACGACCCTCCCTACGTCAAGCTCCAAAAGCTTGAGATCATGGTGCGGATAGCGAACGAGAAGAATTGTGACCAGCTTCTTGCGGAATTGAAGGAATACGCTCTTGAAGTCGACATGGACTTCGTCAAGCGCGCAGTCAAGGCGATTGGCCAAGTCGCGATCAAGATTGAAAGCGCTAGCCAGAAGTGTGTCAATGCGCTGCTGGATTTGATCGCTACCAAGGTCAACTATGTTGTTCAGGAGGTCGTCGTTGTGATCAAGGATATCCTCCGAAAGTACCCCGGCTACGAAGGTGTCATCCCGACGCTTTGCAAATACAttgacgagctggacgagcCAACCGCAAGGGGATCACTCATCTGGATCGTGGGAGAGTACGCCGAGAAGATCAACAACGCAGACGATATTTTGGCCAGTTTCGTGGAGGGCTTCATGGAAGAGTTCACACAG ACGCAACTTCAAATTCTTACTGCAGTTGTGAAACTCTTCCTCAAGAAGCCCGGCAACACACAAAGCTTGGTCCAGAAGGTCCTCCAACAGGCCACGACAGACAACGACAATCCAGATATCAGAGACAGAGCCTACGTCTACTGGCGTCTTCTGTCCGGCGATTTGGACGTCGCTAAAAATATCGTGCTCTCGCAGAAGCCCGCCATTACCACAACCATGACCAGCCTGCCCCCGGCTCTCCTGGAGCAGCTGCTTGCGGAGCTTTCCACTCTTGCCTCGGTGTACCACAAGCCGCCAGAATCTTTCGTTGGCAAAGGCCGCTACGGCGCAGACGAGATCCAGCGTGCAGCCATTCGGGAGCAACGACAAGAAGCGGCTGAAAACCCTATCGCAgcgtcggtggcggccgCTGCCAATGGCACTACCTCATCACAAAATAACATCGAAAACCTGCTCGACATCGATTTCGATGGCGCCGCTCCTGCGTCGGCCGAGCAGCAGAGCAATGTCAACACCCCGGACAGGGTGTCTAGCCCCTCGGGAGGTGCCCCTTCAAGTGCCATGGCGGATATGATGGGTCTCTTCGACGCTCCTCCCccacagcaacaacagcagccggcggcgaatCCAATGATACCCGGCGcaggcggcagcggcatgGATGACATGATGAACGGTTTCTCTGGGCTCGACTTTGGAAACACCGGATCGGGTCAGCCCCTGCCGGCGGGCATGCAACTACACCCAATCCAACAGACGCAGCAGCCTGGCGAAGGAAACGGGAAGAAAACGAACGAGGACTTGTTGGGGCTCTTCTAG
- a CDS encoding Putative BolA protein, with protein MANQITEATLKTVLTERLQAIHVEITDMSGGCGQAFTSTIVSPVFEKQTSLKRHRLVNAALKDEIAQIHAWSAKCQTPAEWERDRAAAGGTTEGPPMDGTIGGRVEGVAQ; from the exons ATGGCAAACCAAATAACAGAGGCTACCTTGAAGACGGTCCTCACCGAGCGTCTGCAAGCGATCCACGTCGAGATCACAGACATGTCCG GCGGCTGCGGTCAGGCCTTCACCTCCACAATCGTCTCCCCCGTATTCGAGAAGCAAACCTCCCTCAAGCGCCACcgcctcgtcaacgccgctCTCAAGGACGAGATCGCCCAGATCCACGCGTGGAGCGCAAAGTGTCAGACCCCTGCTGAGTGGGAGCGCGATagagctgccgccggcggcaccaccgAGGGGCCCCCGATGGACGGGACCATCGGCGGGAGAGTCGAAGGCGTTGCTCAGTAG
- a CDS encoding Putative programmed cell death protein yields the protein MADYDSDSSEQELTETNVLLGYASKDADEDTISRLGGQPDWLNSEMPASSALARCKICNDIMVQLLQLNGELPERFPGHERRLYVFACRRSTCRRKQGSIRAVRGVRISKDAHTVGAKKAETKAPKKTVEEEPKKNDGPGLGSALFGGGGGGSSGAANPFVSNANPFSTGASSSSPFSNAAPSSSPFSKPAAEPQQPEQKKAEDTAESLPKTFAETLNLNNPQASSGTPPPPEPWPPADALPKAYPISYLADAEFETLDPEPMPVPQNARMEVDNEGGAGATGGDIKDVFESSMDAVFQKFADRMAQNPEQAIRYEFAGAPLLYSKADAVGKSLGGGGRMPRCGNCGAGRVFEVQMTPHAITELEAEELSLEGMDWGTIIVGVCEADCQQRGVEAGEAGYVEEWCGVQWEELSKR from the exons ATGGCAGACTACGATAGCGACTCCTCTGAACAGGAACTGACCGAGACTAACGTATTGCTCGGTTACGCTAGCAAAGATGCAGACGAGGACACCATCAGCCGTCTTGGTGGCCAACCG GACTGGCTAAACTCCGAAATGCCTGCCTCGTCTGCCCTCGCTCGCTGCAAGATATGCAACGACATCATGgtccagcttcttcagctcAATGGCGAGCTTCCCGAAAGGTTCCCTGGCCACGAACGCCGCCTCTACGTCTTCGCGTGCCGCAGGTCGACATGCCGGCGCAAACAGGGCAGCATCCGCGCTGTGAGAGGTGTCAGGATATCCAAGGACGCACACACGGTTGGAGCAAAGAAGGCCGAAACAAAGGCTCCGAAGAAaacggtcgaggaggagcccaAGAAAAATGATGGTCCGGGCCTGGGTAGCGCGctcttcggcggcgggggcggtgGTAGCTCGGGCGCCGCCAATCCGTTCGTTAGCAACGCAAACCCGTTTAGTACAGGGGCCTCTTCGAGCAGTCCCTTCAGTAATGCCGCCCCATCGTCGAGTCCCTTctccaagcccgccgccgaaccTCAGCAGCCCGAGCAAAAGAAAGCCGAGGACACGGCAGAATCCCTCCCCAAGACATTCGCCGAGACCCTCAACCTCAACAACCCGCAGGCATCTTCCGGCACGCCCCCTCCACCGGAGCCTTGGCCTCCGGCTGATGCCCTGCCGAAGGCTTACCCTATTTCTTACCTCGCGGATGCCGAGTTCGAGACCCTGGACCCGGAACCCATGCCCGTGCCGCAGAACGCGCGGATGGAGGTTGATAACGAGGGCGGTGCTGGTGCCACGGGCGGCGACATCAAGGACGTCTTCGAGTCCTCCATggacgccgtcttccagaAGTTCGCGGACCGCATGGCCCAGAACCCGGAGCAGGCCATCCGTTACGAGTTCGCCGGCGCGCCTCTACTGTATtccaaggccgacgccgtcggcaagtcgctcggcggcggcgggcgcaTGCCGAGGTGCGGCAATTGCGGTGCCGGACGGGTGTTTGAGGTACAGATGACGCCGCACGCCATCACGGAGCTCGAGGCAGAGGAGCTCTCGCTCGAGGGCATGGACTGGGGCACGATCATTGTGGGTGTCTGCGAGGCGGACTGCCAGCAGAgaggcgtcgaggccggtgaGGCTGGCTACGTGGAGGAGTGGTGCGGTGTTCAATGGGAGGAGCTCTCGAAGCGATAG
- a CDS encoding Putative DNA ligase, ATP-dependent, nucleic acid-binding protein: MPSPNKKRKLNDQSSSGVPSRGLEYFFSKQKQSGTSSIRGAPNLTPEATPNHSGLGDQQQNLTDEELARKLQAEWDAEVHNERADSTPCPEPAKEPNPQLQTSREVHSADEQDAANPSTILDILPDAPKKNTLSLSSVANAEDIVATTIPLDQSPLTFDPSEFVPQLKKHWASEGGHASYAFLTRCFILVNATQSRIKIVDTLVNCIRVLIEADPESLLPAVWLATNAISPPYISLELGLGGSAISKALKQVCGLDSRALKTIYDKYGDAGDVAFEAKKKQSFTLRKPKPLTIKAVYQSLVKIANSQGQGSGEAKQKIVDRLLQDARGGEESRYIVRTLCQHLRIGAVKTTMLIALSRAFLLSRPPGAEFSLRSTKDLQRLKKEELAEVWGRPEEVVKACFARRPNYNDLVPVLLEIGICDELLLRCGLTLHIPLRPMLGSITRDLSEMLTKLQGRDFACEFKYDGQRAQIHCDEGGKVTIFSRHLELMTDKYPDLVALIPKIRGEGVDSFIMEGEVVAVDSETGELKNFQTLSNRARKDVAIGSVQVNVCMFAFDLMFLNGQPLLDRPFRERRELLRSMFIEIPHQFTWVRTLDATSQDSDAVLEFFKAATDIKCEGIMVKILDNLTDVPYQANEAGEADGDVTEEPRTPSKSKSKGKSDKDENGGVKKKGRRKPLLATYEPDKRLDSWLKVKKDYNASFDTLDMIPVAAWHGSGRKAKWWSPILMAVRNEDTGSLEAVCKCMSGFTDAFYKANREFYDDGELDGGGKKNTRAQKPAFIEYSGPEPDVWFEPQEVWEMAFADITLSPTYTAAIGLVNEDRGLSLRFPRFLKKREDKSLDEASTNEFLAGLWRKQEAKAPRQGVQGEENDFEE, from the exons ATGCCAAGCCCCAATAAGAAGAGAAAGCTCAATGATCAGTCCTCGTCCGGAGTGCCGTCACGGGGACTGGAATACTTCTTCTCAAAGCAAAAGCAGAGTGGGACATCTTCGATCAGGGGTGCTCCAAACTTGACACCAGAGGCTACACCAAATCACTCGGGTTTGGGAGATCAGCAGCAGAATTTGACGGATGAGGAATTGGCACGGAAACTGCAAGCCGAATGGGACGCCGAGGTTCATAACGAAAGGGCAGACTCAACGCCATGCCCAGAACCCGCAAAGGAGCCCAATCCGCAGTTGCAAACAAGCAGGGAGGTACATTCCGCAGACGAGCAGGACGCCGCCAACCCCTCGACGATTCTTGATATCCTCCCGGACgcgccgaagaagaacaCCTTGTCGTTGTCTTCTGTGGCCAACGCCGAAGATATTGTTGCAACGACCATCCCCCTCGACCAAAGCCCCCTAACTTTCGATCCGTCAGAGTTTGTCCCTCAGCTTAAGAAACACTGGGCTTCGGAGGGTGGCCATGCATCTTACGCCTTCCTGACCCGATGCTTCATCCTGGTGAATGCTACGCAAAGCCGCATCAAAATCGTGGACACCCTTGTCAACTGCATCCGAGTTTTGATTGAAGCCGATCCCGAGAGTCTGCTGCCAGCCGTATGGCTTGCGACGAATGCCATCTCACCCCCTTACATCTCCCTGGAGCTTGGTCTGGGGGGTTCGGCGATCTCCAAGGCTCTCAAGCAAGTGTGCGGGCTAGATAGTCGGGCTCTAAAGACAATTTATGACAAGTACGGTGATGCGGGAGACGTTGCGTttgaggccaagaagaagcagagtTTTACCCTGCGGAAGCCGAAGCCCCTGACCATTAAGGCTGTCTATCAGTCGCTGGTCAAAATCGCCAACAGCCAAGGTCAAGGGAGCGGGGAGGCCAAGCAGAAGATCGTGGATCGACTTCTCCAAGATGCTCGGGGTGGTGAAGAGAGCAGGTATATCGTACGGACGCTCTGTCAACAC CTGCGTATCGGTGCTGTGAAAACCACCATGTTGATCGCTCTTTCACGTGCCTTTCTGCTATCAAGACCACCAGGAGCTGAGTTTTCCTTGCGATCCACGAAAGATCTCCAAAGGTTGAAAAAGGAAGAACTGGCTGAAGTATGGGGTAGGCCGGAGGAAGTTGTCAAAGCCTGCTTCGCGCGACGTCCCAACTACAACGACCTTGTGCCCGTCTTGTTGGAAATCGGCATCTGCGATGAGCTTTTACTTCGTTGCGGATTAACTTTGCACATCCCCCTACGGCCCATGCTGGGTAGCATTACCAGGGATCTCTCCGAGATGCTTACGAAACTTCAAGGCCGAGATTTCGCCTGTGAGTTCAAGTACGACGGCCAACGTGCCCAGATTCACTGCGACGAGGGAGGCAAAGTGACAATCTTCTCACGTCATCTGGAGCTAATGACTGACAAGTACCCTGATCTGGTTGCCCTGATACCCAAGATACGGGGCGAAGGCGTGGACAGCTTCATCATGGAGGGCGAGGTAGTGGCTGTGGACAGTGAGACAGGAGAGCTCAAAAACTTCCAAACCCTGAGCAACCGCGCGCGGAAAGACGTTGCTATCGGAAGTGTGCAGGTCAACGTGTGCATGTTCGCCTTCGACCTCATGTTTCTCAATGGCCAGCCTCTGCTGGATCGTCCATTCCGAGAACGAAGAGAGCTTCTTCGGTCCATGTTCATCGAGATTCCCCACCAATTCACCTGGGTCAGGACCCTCGATGCAACTTCGCAAGACTCCGATGCCGTCCTGGAGTTTTTCAAAGCGGCCACCGACATCAAGTGTGAGGGTATCATGGTCAAGATATTGGATAATTTGACCGATGTCCCATATCAAGCCAATGAGGCTGGTGAGGCTGATGGGGATGTTACTGAAGAGCCCAGAACTCCTTCGAAGTCCAAATCAAAGGGCAAAAGCGACAAAGACGAAAATGGCGGTGTGAAGAAAAAAGGTCGACGGAAACCACTTCTTGCAACATACGAACCCGACAAGCGTCTGGATTCGTGGCTGAAGGTTAAAAAGGACTACAATGCGAGCTTTGACACCTTGGACATGATCCCCGTGGCTGCGTGGCACGGATCAGGCCGGAAGGCCAAGTGGTGGTCGCCCATCCTTATGGCCGTCAGGAACGAAGACACTGGTTCTCTCGAGGCCGTGTGTAAGTGCATGTCTGGGTTCACGGACGCGTTTTACAAAGCGAACAGGGAGTTTTACGACGATGGCGAAttggacggcggcggaaaAAAAAATACGAGGGCGCAGAAGCCGGCGTTCATCGAGTACTCGGGACCGGAGCCCGATGTCTGGTTCGAGCCGCAGGAGGTGTGGGAGATGGCGTTTGCGGATATCACCTTGAGCCCGACGTACACTGCCGCCATCGGGTTGGTTAACGAGGACCGTGGGCTGAGTTTGCGTTTCCCTCGGTTcttgaagaagagggaggatAAGAGTTTGGACGAGGCTAGCACGAACGAGTTTCTTGCTGGGCTATGGAGGAAGCAGGAGGCGAAGGCGCCACGGCAGGGCGTACAGGGTGAAGAGAATGATTTTGAGGAGTGA
- a CDS encoding Putative proteasome component (PCI) domain, eukaryotic translation initiation factor 3 subunit K — protein sequence MLNGEDPPERPDYIVNIINGLERYNPEAVVNLEAYLQEQCEQKYCDCNANRTLLKLYQLNPDRMKDEVVTNILVKAMTQFPSPQFSLALHLINPSTIAQGELHEAVTKLRTLNIQLEGSEYARFWNTIDGDDLCADLIADISGFEDLIRANIANLVAQAFREVSLSQLESWLGLDSDAAAKFVTEVAGWTVGDNGVVTIPKNTENEAKKSEIREDVNIDMFSRVIRRSWEETV from the exons ATGTTGAACGGCGAAGATCCGCCCGAGCGGCCCGACTACATTGTCAACATCATCAATGGCCTGGAGCGCTACAaccccgaggccgtcgtTAACCTCGAGGCCTATCTGCAGGAGCAGTGCGAGCAGAAGTACTGCGACTGCAATGCGAACAGGACACTGCTGAAGCT GTACCAGCTTAACCCCGACCGCATGAAGGATGAGGTCGTCACCAACATCCTAGTCAAGGCCATGACCCAGTTCCCCTCGCCGCAGTTCAGCCTTGCCCTGCACCTGATCAACCCATCTACCATCGCCCAGGGCGAGCTCcacgaggccgtcaccaAGCTCCGCACCCTCAACATCCAGCTCGAGGGCTCCGAGTATGCTCGCTTCTGGAACACCATTGATGGCGACGATCTCTGTGCCGACCTGATCGCCGACATCTCTGGTTTCGAGGATCTCATCCGCGCCAACATTGCCAACCTTGTTGCCCAGGCCTTCCGCGAGGTTAGCCTGTCCCAGCTCGAGTCGTGGCTCGGTCTTGactccgacgccgccgctaAGTTCGTGACCGAGGTCGCTGGCTGGACTGTCGGCGACAACGGTGTCGTTACCATCCCCAAGAACACGgagaacgaggccaagaagtcGGAAATTAGGGAGGACGTCAACATTGATATGTTCTCGAGGGTGATCCGGAGATCATGGGAGGAGACCGTGTAA
- a CDS encoding Putative ERMES regulator 1 yields MATLPNLRRLFIEARTDDEEREVSRKAFYNAVLFMSSVAVFSLIAQRMNAAK; encoded by the exons ATG GCCACTTTGCCAAACTTGCGCCGGCTCTTCATCGAGGCAAGAACGGATGATGAAGAGAGGGAAGTGTCAAGAAAGGCA TTCTATAACGCAGTGCTATTCATGAGCTCTGTGGCGGTCTTCAGCCTAATAGCCCAGAGAATGAACGCTGCCAAATGA
- a CDS encoding Putative vacuolar protein sorting-associated protein, producing MSTIASPREPPALTRRISAQPHTPTSSTRPSLDAPRSLTSSPNPGSVAAFGNGTGGPPAVGPSKRANRAALREYYNLKKAAGGAPSLEVTEDSADRGGFAEHSEVPPSELDSPSFDADAYVRKALAENTLDDLLRVYTRVLGEIRALDAEKKALVYDNYSKLISATETIRKMRANMDPLNPMASTLDPAIAGIYAQASSIRDSLRKTVAPPDSMEREDEAAAVRRRRTRQLAKEVVGTPERLRALVREGKIEEARKEWEMPRRLLEVWMEKGVGGKDVVECLEEGDAVFGGRTGESSVRTSKDSGSS from the exons ATGTCCACTATTGCGTCCCCACGCGAACCGCCCGCCCTCACCCGCCGCATCTCAGCACAACCACACACcccgacgtcctcgaccagaCCCTCTCTCGATGCCCCGCGATCCCTGACGAGCTCCCCGAACCCGGGCTCTGTCGCGGCGTTTGGAAACGGCACCGGGGGACCGCCGGCTGTGGGGCCCTCGAAGCGTGCAAACCGTGCCGCCCTCCGCGAGTACTACAACCTCAAGAAGGCTGCGGGCGGCGCGCCCTCCCTCGAGGTGACCGAGGACTCGGCCGACCGTGGCGGCTTCGCGGAGCACTCTGAGGTCCCGCCCAGCGAGCTGGATAGCCCGTCCTTCGACGCCGATGCGTACGTGCGGAAGGCCCTGGCGGAGAACACGCTCGACGACTTGTTGCGGGTGTATACGCGCGTGCTCGGGGAGATACGAGCGCTGGACGCTGAGAAGAAGGCGCTAGTGTATGACAACTACTCAAAGCTCATCTCCGCGACGGAGACGATTCGGAAG ATGCGCGCCAACATGGACCCCCTGAACCCGATGGCCTCAACGCTCGACCCGGCGATCGCCGGCATCTACGCCCAGGCGAGCTCGATCCGCGACTCGCTGCGCAAGACCGTCGCGCCGCCCGACTCCATGGAGCGGGAGGACGAAGCGGCGGCAgtacggcggcggaggacgagACAGCTCGCCAAGGAAGTGGTGGGCACGCCGGAGAGGCTGAGGGCACTAGTCAGGGAGGGGAagatcgaggaggccaggaaGGAGTGGGAGATGCCGCGCCGGCTGCTGGAGGTTTGGATGGAGAAAGGTGTCGGCGGGAAAGACGTAGTCGAGTGTCTTGAGGAGGGTGACGCGGTATTCGGAGGGAGGACTGGGGAGAGCAGCGTACGAACGTCCAAAGATAGCGGCAGCTCGTAA